The proteins below are encoded in one region of Bacteroidetes bacterium GWF2_43_63:
- a CDS encoding AAA family ATPase, translating to MNELYERSERRINNVSTDFNRGLMDSINWNARLIGIRGARGVGKTTLLLQHLNSIRKDPDEVLYASLDNLWFASHSLLDLADDFEKKGGRYLCLDEVHKYPDWSIVLKNLYDDFPKLKIVFTGSSLLEILNARADLSRRAVVYSMQGLSFREYLNMTLDHNFPIVSLHDLLKGHVEIAREINKVIRPLKHFPVYLKQGYYPFFTEGADLYFQRIGEVANMILEIELPLLRKVEIQYVSKIKQLLQVISETAPFIPNVSKLSEKIGINRNTLSTYLFFLREAHLTRNLYRDSKGISRLQKPDKIFLENTNFMYAFAPEEVNTGSLRETYFMNQLEYAHRVEYTAEGDFLVDGRYVFEIGGRSKNDRQIRGIPHAYVAADHLESGHSNVIPLWMFGLLY from the coding sequence ATGAACGAACTATACGAGCGATCGGAACGCAGAATCAACAATGTGTCCACCGACTTTAACCGTGGGCTCATGGATTCCATTAACTGGAATGCCCGTTTGATTGGGATACGGGGTGCCAGGGGAGTGGGGAAAACCACCTTGCTGCTGCAGCATTTAAACAGCATACGCAAGGATCCTGATGAAGTTTTGTATGCCAGCCTCGACAACCTGTGGTTTGCCAGTCATTCGCTGCTGGATCTGGCCGACGATTTCGAGAAGAAAGGCGGTCGATATCTGTGCCTGGATGAAGTGCATAAGTACCCCGACTGGTCCATCGTCCTGAAAAATCTGTATGATGATTTTCCAAAACTGAAGATCGTTTTTACAGGTTCATCCCTGCTTGAAATTCTGAATGCCCGGGCCGACCTTAGCCGGCGCGCAGTGGTTTATTCTATGCAGGGTCTTTCGTTCAGGGAGTACCTCAATATGACTCTGGATCACAATTTTCCGATAGTATCGCTGCATGACCTTTTGAAAGGACATGTGGAAATAGCCCGCGAAATCAATAAAGTCATCCGGCCACTGAAACATTTTCCGGTGTATCTCAAACAAGGGTACTACCCCTTTTTCACTGAAGGCGCCGATCTGTATTTTCAACGCATCGGTGAGGTGGCCAATATGATCCTGGAAATTGAACTTCCCCTGCTCAGGAAGGTGGAGATTCAGTATGTGTCAAAAATCAAACAACTGCTGCAGGTCATTTCTGAGACAGCACCTTTTATACCCAATGTGAGCAAACTGAGCGAAAAGATCGGCATTAACCGGAATACCCTTTCAACCTATCTTTTCTTCCTCAGAGAAGCCCACCTGACCCGAAACCTTTATCGTGATTCAAAAGGAATCAGTCGCCTGCAGAAGCCCGACAAAATTTTTCTTGAAAACACGAATTTCATGTATGCTTTTGCACCCGAAGAAGTGAATACCGGCAGTCTGCGCGAAACCTATTTTATGAACCAGCTTGAGTATGCACATCGCGTGGAATATACTGCTGAAGGCGATTTTCTGGTGGACGGCCGTTATGTTTTTGAGATTGGTGGCCGATCGAAGAATGACCGGCAAATTCGCGGAATTCCTCATGCCTACGTCGCCGCTGATCATCTGGAATCCGGCCACAGCAACGTTATTCCGTTGTGGATGTTTGGCCTGCTTTATTGA